From one Actinomyces sp. Marseille-P3109 genomic stretch:
- a CDS encoding class I SAM-dependent methyltransferase, with protein sequence MSEKPADSTTSADLPLPYADRPIASAPGHWVLARAGKRVLRPGGAALSAAMLGHAHLPGADVVELAPGLGRTAAEIVKAGPASYTAIDRDPDAARRVAAVVGNLGTVRQGEAADTGLDDASADVVVGEAMLTMQGDKGKAAIVAEAARVLRPGGRYAIHELGVTPDDIDEEYYTELRRDLARSIHVNARPMTAAAWKELMEDAGLVVDWVDTAPMALLKVGRNIRDEGVGGFLRIARNVAADRALRRRVQEMARTFKRYEKDMVGIALVAHKPAS encoded by the coding sequence ATGAGTGAGAAGCCCGCAGACTCCACCACCTCCGCCGACCTGCCGCTGCCCTACGCCGATCGCCCCATTGCCTCCGCACCCGGCCACTGGGTCCTGGCCCGCGCCGGCAAGCGCGTCCTGCGCCCCGGCGGCGCCGCCCTGTCCGCCGCCATGCTCGGCCACGCCCACCTGCCCGGCGCCGACGTCGTCGAGCTCGCCCCGGGCCTGGGGCGCACCGCCGCCGAGATCGTCAAGGCAGGTCCCGCCTCCTACACCGCCATCGACCGCGACCCCGACGCCGCCCGGCGCGTGGCCGCCGTCGTCGGGAACCTCGGCACCGTCCGCCAGGGCGAGGCCGCCGACACCGGCCTGGATGATGCCAGTGCCGACGTCGTCGTCGGCGAGGCCATGCTTACCATGCAGGGGGACAAGGGCAAGGCCGCCATCGTCGCCGAGGCCGCCCGCGTGCTGCGCCCCGGCGGGCGCTACGCCATCCACGAGCTCGGCGTCACCCCCGACGACATCGACGAGGAGTACTACACCGAGCTGCGCCGCGACCTGGCCCGCTCCATCCACGTCAACGCCCGCCCCATGACCGCCGCCGCTTGGAAGGAGCTCATGGAGGACGCCGGGCTCGTCGTCGACTGGGTCGACACCGCCCCCATGGCCCTGCTCAAGGTCGGACGCAACATCCGCGACGAGGGAGTAGGAGGCTTCCTGCGGATCGCGCGCAACGTCGCCGCGGACAGGGCGCTGCGCCGGCGCGTCCAGGAGATGGCCCGCACCTTCAAACGCTATGAGAAGGACATGGTCGGCATCGCCCTCGTCGCCCACAAGCCCGCATCCTGA